From the Vanessa cardui chromosome 8, ilVanCard2.1, whole genome shotgun sequence genome, the window ATTATTCAATTACATGAAGACTTTTAGAAAATAAGAGTATTTCATGAATCTTACCAGCAATGAGAAGTCCATCAGGACTAAACTGTAATCTTCGGAAGTATGTTTGCAAAGTATCATCATGATATAGACGAACTTTCACATCATGTAAAGCATGTTCTTTAGGGAAGGGAAGTATTGCCTTACTACTGCGTGACACCACTTTCTTTGTGTTCACATCAAATGTGCGGAACACTctgaaaataagtttaattagaTGTCAGAAATGTACtaccattttaaatttacatttcaatgtagggatataaaaaattcaaacaccaaattaaatgttttgttttgatatatttcaatGTATGCATAATAAATGCCAGAATTAAATTACCGATCAGTACTCGTAGTAGCTATTAGTTGGCCTCGAGGATCCCATGCTActccttgcacaaagcctttgTGGTCTGACACTATGGAGCTATAACGACCTCGGCCCACATCCCAGATAAGTAATTTGTTGTCAACAGACCCTGATGCCAGTTGTAGTGATGAGCTTGACCAACTCATATCTAACACATCTTCCATGTGACCACGGAGAgtctaaaatattaaagttcaaTCACTTAGTtccattaatttaaaacaatgaaaatgttaaagaaaaacattgatagactaaataaaatattgagcctaaataaaattgtttaagaaGAAATACCAACCTTATGAATTACCCATGACTCTTTATACTGTTCCTCTCCTTCCATTGGTGGTACTGGATCTTCTGTTTTTTGTTtccaaacaataataattgattcaTCATCACCAGAGGCTAAGTATTGACCGTTTGGTGACCATCTCACGACATTTACAGCTTTTTGATGTCGTGTTAAATCTGCAGCTACTTCTAAATTTATGGATCCTTTTTCTGTTGTCGATATATACCATATCTAAAAAGATGCGATAATTGATATACTGAgtgtaacaaattaaaaaaatatttataattagtaatgataattgtttttatatttacaagaaCATGAGAGTCGGTGCCTCCAGTGGCAAGTCGCAAAGGTTCATTAGGTTCAGATTTTGGCTGGAAGTCTACACTTAAAACTGGATCTCTATTGTGCCACGATATTTCAGGTATTgcgaatttcatattttattggtCAATTGTTGGCGGTTTAGATATTCAAAATAACTCGTAAGCTTAACACAAAACAAACTGTATGtgcaaagttaaataaaaacaaacttgtCACTTTTGGCGCGAAGCAAACAGTTTTAATATTAGCAAATAGCatagagatttatatagataataaatacagattTCGAAATCTGgtgaaatgttaattatatctatttaaactcaattatttttcattaaaatatactgaatttatttaaaatttcaattcccAATAATTACTTTGCATAaagcataataatatattttttaaaatcttttaactcATCCTCAAACGACAGGAGGCTCtgctagtaaaaaaaaaaccatattcAGTTGTCAAAGTCAAACGCGTATCTCTTTCTTTCTAGTTGACGTTTGGCTGGTTGATATCAGACAAAACGAAAATGgtgtgtgtattttaaaaatatcctttAAAATCTCATCAAACGTTTAATAAATTAGTGGATTGATTAGTGAAATAATTATGTTGTGTCATTATCTTAACAGCGACGGTCGTATTTCATGTTCggcatttatatatttcaggTGAACGTACCAAAACAGCGGAGGACATACTGCAAAAAATGCAAAGTCCACAAGGTACACAAAGTATCACAGTACAAAAAGTCCAAGGAAAGGCACGCCGCTCAGGGTAGAAGACGTTACGACCGTAAACAGCAAGGTTATGGTGGTCAGTCCAAACCCATCTTCAAAAAGAAGGTATGTTGGTGACTTATAACCTCTATTCCTTAAATAACCGATCATCATTATCGGTTGCTTTTATCTATTTAACCGATTTTTAGTCGAGAATTAAGtacttttataaatgtaaagtattttaaatttgaagaaatGTGTGCTAGTCTTGTTACTAATAGTTTATCATGGCGTATTATTATGCTTTTTATAATACTGACAAACTTAACTTTAGTTATAGCGGTACCTAAAGAAATTCGTTAATgtgttaatgttaaaattttattgcttCTTTCGAGagtttaattacttattatgaTTAGTAGATCCTTGTAGTAGATACTGTTTCTGTTagtatttgtatgtgtgtatgtaatacTTCATCACAAATTGAGAGTTATCTCTGAATTGTCACACAGAAAAATAGtgtaagtttttaatatgttatgtttttaatagGCGAAAACTACCAAGAAAATTGTACTCCGTCTGGAATGTGCCGACTGCAAGGTGAGATCACAAGTTGCACTTAAGCGCTGCAAGCACTTCGAACTTGGCGGAGACAAGAAGAGGAAGGGACAAATGATCCAATTCTAAACTGCCTAATAAATAAGATTCCACActaaattggtttttatttgCAACACTGAAATTATCTATAGACCCcacattcataaaaataaaaataccctAATTTGAACAAGACTTTCATTGGCattataagtttaatattaattgagaAAGATGGTATTTTGATTCAGTTAAATGATCTAAATACGGAAATAGCTAATTCAGATAACTGCAATGTTATATTTTCAATGCTAATTGAACtcaatttttttactttactttttaatataatttaaaccaagaagaattttattaaacctttATTAACTATATCAATAATGTAACAGCTTCAGCAttgtactataattattataaacattaaaaaatatactcaatTTTGTAgaaatacaatttgaaataaCAGTTTTTCAAGCTCAACTTATAAAAGTAATCATTTCTTCATTATTTTGTCTAATTCATTGGGATCAAGTCCTTCcagtgatatttttaattttacagcaTCTATTGGTACACCAACTTGTaccattttaataaatctttcatATTCTGGTTTAATTGTTTCTATTGTATTGTTTTCAGGTTTATTGTCGTTGTCATTGTTAGTAACTGTTTCGTTTATTTCTTCTGGTGTTTCAGTTGTAGATTCCTTGGGTTTAGGATTATCTGTTTCTGTCGCTGTTTGTGCTACTTCAGGAATTGAAGAGAGCTGTGaataaataacacttataaaTTCTccttcataattatatacatttatcatatttattaattttacatatatacatttatcaaattaatttcataccCTTGCTTCTAGTAAAACCATTGTAGCGTTGATTTTCTCCAGTTTCCTCTCAAACAGCATCATTTTCTGTTCACATCTTTtggcaaaattatttaaaaactgtacTGTTGTTATTACAAAGTGGTTTACAAAAGCTAATGTACGTTTTTGTTGCAATGCTGCTATCTGAAATTGTTTTTAGaatattaagtaggtatattgtGTTAtagattgttattaatattattatacttaatattgtcaTGATCTTGTTACATACCTTTGATAAGTCTAAGTTGGCAATTTCTTGATTTACTATTGTATCCTGCATTTTAAAAAGACATTCACggcgtataaataaaatatttatttttgtaaaaacttAAAATGCCTGCATTAACTAGTCATTTCCTTGctaagtaattacttttttgtaaaaagtgATCACAGTTTAGATTTTTCCAGTTtcgttagttttatttatagtataattggTCTATTGAAGATTAGAGTACTATAAGTACCTAGTTAGTAGTTAATCATTTTAtacaagaaaaagaaataaaactttaGTGTTTACCTATTTGTCAATAAAATGAGTATTGTAAATTAACCGATTAGACATTATGAGCACAGATTAAAGAAAGTATAAAAGtgtatgaaaaacaaaaacacaaaagtGATAATGATTAACTGTGGCAAAGAGTATCATAATAGtcgtaataaatgttatttgttattacaatgaatactaatattaataatacacatttatCGTGAGTTAACaagcataaataaatttttcaacTGAGATGAGATGAATGAGTAATGTCATAACGTTTAAGTGACAATGACAACCCTAACAGGCTAACGTCATAACAATAGCAACGCGCTCTAGTTtcgatttatatgaaaattctacaatttatatttctagtCAAAGACCTAGTATCCCCAATACGTTCAGAAGTTTTAAGAAACTGTTTACAGACCTAGCTaccaaatattgtataataaaatggcAGGGGAAGTTGTAGTCGACGCTTTACCTTATATTGACCAGGGTTACGATGACCCGGGAGTTAGAGAAGCGGtaagatttaatgttattactaatataaatcgTGTATAACATAGTATTGATGTAGCTAACATCAGATAAACAGAAATTGCATTTTGAACTTTATAGTGAGATAACAGTAGTTTTGATTCGTAAAAGATTCGTAAAGATTCACGTAAATACATAGTAAATTTTGATTCATGATTGAGTAATCATCATTTATGAAGTGTTATAatttcttgaataatatttaaaggccCTAGCAATGGTTGAAGAGGAATGCCGAAGATACAGACCAACAAAGAATTATCTTGAAAATGCTGGCCCCGAGCCAAGTACAGCATTTGAAACACCAGCACTGCAAAGAGAGATGGAAAGGGTCCAACAACGTTTGCCTATGGAGCCTTTATCAATGAAGAGGTAAATTTTAAAGGCATGCTTGGCATCAAGGATGAGAATACTAGACACATATATAGTGATTTCATCTttctacagtttttttttatttctttttctaaactaatcaaaatataataaaattctaatcCTTGCCTCACAACCTTACGTATATAAAACCCTTACCTTAAGTATATAAAACcctttataagtattatatatcaaCCAATTTTCAGATATGAGTTACCTCCTCCACCAGCAGGACGACTTGGTGAACCAGCAGCCTGGGTGGAGGCTGTGGACAATTCTCATGCACAGCTCTCACATCAGGCAACTAGGGTCCTGAACTTGGAGTTGCAATTACATTACAGTACAGAAGCCTGGCGTTCCTATTTAAATGTCCTACAAGCTCTAGTGATCAGATCTCAGAATGTACATTCACAGCTACGGTAAGGGgactataaaaaatacatgtcatgaaataaaaaatgttaaaacaatGATTCTGCTTTATGTACTGAtgctaaaattgtattttgatgtatcatatatatttttaggaaacAGATAGCAGCTGTAAATTGGGAACGTAAAAGATCCCAGACAGCTAGTGGTGCACGCCTGCGAGCACTGCGTCGGCGATGGGCACAGCTTGTCTCTGATAACTATCGTCTTGAGAGGGCTATAACACAGCTTGAAATACAATTAGAGAAGGTGAGATCATtcttaaaaactgtttttttttttattttagtctttgactaaaattattgtataaattatcttttgacaattattttatcaaCTTATTGATTCTAAATAACTCCTTAATAGATTAGATTAAATTAGTGAAACAAATAGAATAgtaaaaattatcttttttagAAAATTTTTCTTACTCCtactaaaatacattatattcataCTTATAATCATTTGTTTACTATGTAGGCAAAAGGTCAAGCAACAGCTGATGAAGCTCCAGAAATGGATATGGAAGCAGTCAAAAACTTGCCTGATAAACTCAACTCTGAAACAGAGAAAGAAGTGCAGAAGAAAATAGAAGATATGTTTgcagattaattaattttaatttaaataaatttatatttttaagtacattttttgttattaattacaagCCCACCTATTAACTTATAAACAACTAATTTCTTTGGTTCCAAAACGAGAGAATAACTAGATCTAGGGAATAAGTTAATTGCAGCCTTAATGTTAGTAACTTCGTACTATTTTCTAGATGGATTGTTAAAAGgtaaaaactaaaaactttaGAGAGAGATTAAGACTCAAGGTCACCAGGTAGTTATTGTGTGTCAGGGCGTcatggtagcatgcgtaagcgatctcttggcgcccgccgaaagacagagagggtaccgctggttttttagtgggtaaacccggtggacctgcgTGCACTCGGTGTCCAAGAAAAcgggggagtcccacacacccccccactttccaccacgtgggggaagcgcgtaaagcgtttttccagcgaaaaaaaaaaaagaaaaggtagttatttttcaattattaactatttattacctGTGAATACGAGAATGCGAATGAACTGTTTTGTCAAATATAGATTGTCAGTTGTCatttgtcaatattatttttattaaatttaaaaatggcggACGATGCATCCAGCAGTAGTGCCTGTGCCGGTAATTCTGTTgataattcaataaatcaagatgaattaattatgaaacagCAACGTGAAATAGAAAAAGAGGTAAAgcgaaaaaaaacatacattcgCTAtcgactttttaattaaatttctctcTTTTTCTCCAGTTACGAGGTAACAATGACACGatgtttgtatttgtttttagatATCGGAGACCATTCCTCTCGTCGGAGATCTCGAAGCGCTATCAACTTTAGAAAAAGAATACAATGAAGACcccatttatttgttaaaagtcAAAGATCTATCTgctaaatacaaaaacattaggAGAACAAGACCGGACGGCAATTGCTTTTTCCGTGCATTTTCGTATGCTTATTTGGAGCACCTCCTCActgataaaaatgaatatgataAATTTTACGAAATAGCCAAGAACTCAAAAGAAATACTTGTCGCTTTAGGATTTCCTCAGTTCACTGTTGAAGACTTTTATGAGACGGTGAGTTAATGTTGTTTATAAcacacaaatgaaaaaaaaaaacactttttgttGTTTAgacaacaaacaataatattgtaatgttttaattgacttgacaaaaactttattcatttaatcattGAGGATAACTTGTCAGCACTTGTAGGGTTTGCcgagaatataatatatttaattctattgtGATGAATGGCTTCAAACTATGCAGTTTTGAGtgttatcttttattttgttttttaagtttATGGAAGTCATACAAAGAGTTGGCGAACAAGCAGGTGGGTCCCTGGAAGAGCTGGGATCGATTAGAGAAGAACTACATGATAAGTTTAATAAACAGGGTTACTCAGACTATATAGTGGTGTACCTGAGACTCATTACTTCTGGTCAGCTACAAACTCAGCATGACTTCTatcaaaactttattgaagGATCCCGTACTGTTACTGAGTTCTGTAGACAGGTAAGTggttaatataaaactaaattataatatatagtactgTTTGTCACATTATTGTTAAGTTTTTTGGTggagatttatattattttttttttggtaaccAACCTATGCTATATATTCAATATCTGTAAATCTGGCTACTGACAGTAGCCAAACTGcaaaatagcaaaaataaaatttaaataacaatagacttttgaatatcataatttaacaatatgtaattttaaaaatcaagttGGTGCTCCAAAGCTTTAACTTATTCTATTATTgtcataaagaaatatttaatttgcttctttaataaaaaaataccctaTTTTTACCTATGTGGTCATATCTAGATCTACAACACTGcaatatgatttataatattgatgttcatttgttttttaggAAGTAGAACCAATGTACAAGGAGTCAGACCACATTCATATCATAGCTCTGAGCAATGCACTTAATGTTGGCGTAAGGGTTCGGTATATGGACCGTGGGGAAGGTAGCCAGGTATAAAAacactgtatttttaaaatatcatctaatgaaaaattcaatttatccTAAAATATTCTTTGGAAGTTTAATATACACATTAActggataaaattttattatatttattgcctACATGTTCAAtacttctaat encodes:
- the LOC124531832 gene encoding 60S ribosomal protein L44, producing the protein MVNVPKQRRTYCKKCKVHKVHKVSQYKKSKERHAAQGRRRYDRKQQGYGGQSKPIFKKKAKTTKKIVLRLECADCKVRSQVALKRCKHFELGGDKKRKGQMIQF
- the LOC124531996 gene encoding WASH complex subunit 3, whose amino-acid sequence is MQDTIVNQEIANLDLSKIAALQQKRTLAFVNHFVITTVQFLNNFAKRCEQKMMLFERKLEKINATMVLLEARLSSIPEVAQTATETDNPKPKESTTETPEEINETVTNNDNDNKPENNTIETIKPEYERFIKMVQVGVPIDAVKLKISLEGLDPNELDKIMKK
- the LOC124531995 gene encoding pre-mRNA-splicing factor SPF27, whose product is MAGEVVVDALPYIDQGYDDPGVREAALAMVEEECRRYRPTKNYLENAGPEPSTAFETPALQREMERVQQRLPMEPLSMKRYELPPPPAGRLGEPAAWVEAVDNSHAQLSHQATRVLNLELQLHYSTEAWRSYLNVLQALVIRSQNVHSQLRKQIAAVNWERKRSQTASGARLRALRRRWAQLVSDNYRLERAITQLEIQLEKAKGQATADEAPEMDMEAVKNLPDKLNSETEKEVQKKIEDMFAD
- the LOC124531712 gene encoding ubiquitin thioesterase otubain-like, whose translation is MADDASSSSACAGNSVDNSINQDELIMKQQREIEKEISETIPLVGDLEALSTLEKEYNEDPIYLLKVKDLSAKYKNIRRTRPDGNCFFRAFSYAYLEHLLTDKNEYDKFYEIAKNSKEILVALGFPQFTVEDFYETFMEVIQRVGEQAGGSLEELGSIREELHDKFNKQGYSDYIVVYLRLITSGQLQTQHDFYQNFIEGSRTVTEFCRQEVEPMYKESDHIHIIALSNALNVGVRVRYMDRGEGSQVIAHDFPEGAKPLVHLLYRPGHYDILYA